From a single Piliocolobus tephrosceles isolate RC106 chromosome 21, ASM277652v3, whole genome shotgun sequence genomic region:
- the ZSCAN22 gene encoding zinc finger and SCAN domain-containing protein 22 isoform X1, with product MAIPKHSLSPVPWEEDSFLQVKVEEGEEASLSQGLESSHDHIAHPEAARLRFRHFRYEEASGPHEALAHLRELCCQWLRPEARSKEQILELLVLEQFLGALPPEIQAWVGAQSPKSGEEAAVLVEDLTQVLDKRGWDSGAEPTEASCKQSDLGESEPSNVVTETLMGGVSLGPAFNEACEPEGSSERRSGPSGEMRTKSIAPQIHFKKTSGPYKDAPTDQRGRESGASRNSSSACPNLTSQEKAPSEDKFDLVDAYGTEPPYTYSGKRSSKCRECRRMFQSASALEAHQKTHSRKTPYACSECGKAFSRSTHLAQHQVVHTGVKPHECKECGKAFSRVTHLTQHQRIHTGEKPYECGECGKTFSRSTHLTQHQRVHTGERPYECDECGKAFSQSTHLTQHQRVHTGEKPYKCDACGRAFSDCSALIRHLRIHSGEKPYRCKVCPKAFAQSSSLIEHQRIHTGERPYKCSDCGKAFSRSSALMVHLRIHITVLQ from the exons ATGGCCATCCCCAAGCACTCCCTGAGCCCAGTGCCATGGGAAGAGGACAGCTTCCTTCAAGtgaaggtggaggagggagaggaagccAGCCTCTCCCAGGGCCTAGAATCCAGCCACGACCACATTGCTCACCCTGAGGCTGCACGCCTGCGCTTCCGGCACTTCCGCTATGAGGAGGCATCTGGTCCACACGAGGCCCTGGCCCACCTCCGAGAGCTGTGCTGTCAGTGGCTGAGGCCCGAGGCGCGCTCCAAGGAGCAGATACTGGAGCTGCTGGTGCTGGAGCAGTTCCTGGGTGCGCTGCCCCCAGAGATCCAGGCCTGGGTGGGAGCCCAGAGTCCCAAGAGCGGAGAGGAAGCCGCTGTGCTGGTGGAAGATCTGACTCAGGTGCTGGACAAGAGAG GATGGGATTCAGGAGCTGAGCCCACAGAGGCAAGCTGCAAGCAGAGTGACCTGGGAGAGTCAGAGCCATCAAATGTGGTCACTGAGACCCTCATGGGAGGTGTTTCCCTTGGACCTGCCTTTAACGAGGCCTGTGAACCTGAGGGCAGCTCAGAGAGAAGGTCTGGGCCATCAGGGGAGATGCGGACAAAGTCTATCGCCCCACAGATCCATTTCAAGAAAACTTCAGGGCCTTATAAGGATGCCCCCACAGACCAGCGTGGCCGTGAATCTGGTGCCTCGAGGAACAGTTCTAGTGCGTGCCCAAACCTCACCTCCCAAGAGAAGGCTCCTTCAGAAGACAAATTTGATCTGGTGGATGCTTATGGGACAGAGCCTCCGTACACGTACTCAGGGAAGAGGTCCTCCAAGTGTCGCGAGTGTAGGAGGATGTTCCAGAGTGCTTCGGCGCTCGAGGCACACCAGAAGACCCATTCTCGGAAGACACCATATGCCTGCAGcgagtgtgggaaagccttcagccGGAGCACTCACCTCGCCCAGCACCAGGTTGTCCACACGGGGGTGAAGCCCCATgagtgtaaggaatgtgggaaggccttcagcCGAGTCACCCACCTGACTCAGCACCAAAggattcatactggagagaaaccctacgaATGTGGGGAATGTGGTAAAACCTTCAGCCGCAGCACTCACCTCACCCAGCACCAGCGGGTGCACACGGGGGAGCGGCCCTACGAGTGTGATgagtgtgggaaggccttcagCCAGAGCACGCACCTGACTCAGCACCAGCGCGTCCATACCGGGGAGAAGCCCTACAAGTGCGACGCGTGCGGCAGGGCCTTCAGCGACTGCTCGGCCCTGATCCGACATCTGAGAATCCATTCTGGAGAGAAGCCCTATCGGTGTAAGGTGTGTCCGAAGGCCTTTGCACAGAGCTCCTCCCTCATCGAGCACCAGAGGATCCACACGGGAGAGAGGCCTTATAAGTGCAGTGACTGTGGGAAGGCCTTCAGCCGCAGCTCAGCCCTGATGGTTCACTTGCGGATCCACATCACGGTACTACAGTGA
- the ZNF837 gene encoding zinc finger protein 837 isoform X1 produces MCPFASAESWGLPSRCQLWDGRSLAQFSTSLLGTANLHFFSALPDPTTRTLRPRMEAPAQKAGQGGIPTADARGASGAWEKRPEEPRPLEQDRAGSHPTQKGVLRGGMADGRTTPPGGGSQGCNLRVSPGWGTRPSAGTRPLVREPCSPTSSQDPELVTREGLQAGEGPCGRPARGRDCSRNSCLARHRGVPAGETPPVCDSCPEQLRNRPRTQLCEVHADSWPCQLGTGAPTCPRTPKPTSRRRSPSVEQPQACACGEAFAWRALRIPQERLQAMEEPHPCARCGKRFHTNQQQQTGKGPPVCPECGQTSRPRPGVPNLPAQRLYACDECGKAFTRTSSLLQHQRIHTGERPYECAECGKAFVRCSGLYRHQKTHSAERHRRGPVLARRAFRLGCSPCGDCGELRPRRGSGAREKPYECADCAKAFGLFSHLVEHRRVHTGEKPYACPECGKAFNQRSNLSRHQRTHSSAKPYACPLCEKAFKGRSGLVQHQRAHTGERPYGCPECGKTFRGCSELRQHERLHSGEKPYICRDCGKAFVRNCSLVRHLRTHTGERPYTCGECGRAFSQRSNLNEHQKRHAGRAAP; encoded by the coding sequence ATGTGCCCTTTCGCATCTGCAGAGAGCTGGGGGCTGCCCAGTAGGTGCCAGCTGTGGGATGGTCGCTCTTTGGCCCAGTTCTCCACTTCTCTTCTGGGAACCGCCAACCTCCATTTCTTCTCTGCTCTTCCAGATCCTACAACCAGAACTCTGCGCCCCAGGATGGAGGCTCCGGCCCAGAAGGCTGGGCAGGGAGGAATCCCCACGGCCGATGCCCGGGGTGCCTCCGGGGCCTGGGAGAAGAGGCCCGAGGAGCCCAGGCCCCTCGAACAGGACCGAGCTGGGAGCCACCCCACTCAAAAGGGGGTCCTGCGTGGAGGGATGGCGGACGGTAGGACGACTCCCCCAGGCGGGGGCTCCCAGGGCTGCAACCTCCGGGTGAGCCCCGGCTGGGGGACCCGGCCCAGCGCGGGGACCAGACCCCTCGTGCGGGAGCCGTGCAGCCCCACCTCTTCTCAGGACCCTGAGCTAGTTACCCGCGAGGGGCTGCAGGCCGGGGAGGGCCCCTGTGGGAGGCCGGCACGTGGCAGGGACTGCAGCAGGAACTCCTGCCTGGCGCGGCATCGCGGGGTGCCCGCTGGGGAGACGCCACCCGTGTGTGACTCCTGTCCGGAGCAGCTCCGGAACCGCCCCCGGACTCAACTGTGTGAGGTCCACGCGGACTCTTGGCCGTGCCAACTGGGGACGGGCGCTCCGACCTGCCCGAGGACCCCAAAGCCGACCTCCCGCAGGAGGAGCCCCTCGGTGGAGCAGCCCCAGGCTTGCGCGTGCGGCGAGGCCTTTGCGTGGAGGGCCCTGCGGATTCCCCAGGAGCGGCTGCAGGCGATGGAGGAGCCCCATCCGTGTGCCCGGTGCGGGAAGCGCTTCCACACCAACCAGCAGCAGCAGACGGGCAAGGGCCCCCCAGTGTGTCCTGAGTGCGGCCAAACCTCGCGACCTCGCCCGGGTGTCCCCAACCTCCCGGCCCAGCGGCTGTACGCTTGCGACGAGTGCGGCAAGGCCTTCACGCGCACCTCCAGCCTGCTGCAGCACCAGCGCATCCACACGGGCGAACGGCCCTACGAGTGTGCCGAGTGCGGCAAGGCCTTCGTGCGCTGCTCCGGCCTGTACCGCCACCAGAAGACGCACTCGGCTGAGCGCCACCGCCGTGGCCCCGTCCTGGCCCGGCGCGCCTTCCGGCTGGGGTGCTCGCCCTGCGGGGACTGCGGCGAGCTGAGGCCCCGACGGGGGTCGGGAGCCAGGGAGAAGCCGTACGAGTGCGCCGACTGCGCCAAGGCCTTCGGGCTGTTCTCGCACCTCGTGGAGCACCGGCGCGTGCACACCGGCGAGAAGCCCTACGCTTGCCCCGAGTGCGGCAAGGCCTTCAACCAGCGCTCGAACCTGAGCCGGCACCAGCGCACGCACAGCAGCGCCAAGCCCTACGCGTGCCCACTGTGCGAAAAGGCCTTCAAGGGCCGCTCGGGCCTGGTGCAACACCAACGCGCGCACACCGGTGAGCGGCCCTACGGCTGCCCCGAGTGCGGCAAGACCTTCCGCGGCTGCTCCGAGCTGCGCCAGCACGAGCGCCTGCACTCGGGCGAGAAGCCCTATATCTGCCGCGACTGCGGCAAAGCCTTCGTGCGCAACTGCAGCCTGGTGCGCCACCTGCGCACGCACACGGGCGAGCGGCCCTACACGTGCGGGGAGTGCGGCCGCGCCTTCAGCCAACGCTCCAACCTCAACGAGCACCAGAAGCGGCACGCGGGCCGCGCCGCGCCTTGA
- the ZNF497 gene encoding zinc finger protein 497, translating into MESPGGWNLQMAPEEGRGLCSVKTATRRPSEGAVSGGWGAWEDSTEVPGEAGDSERQQATLGAADEQGGPDRELGPADGGRDGAGPGEYVDWTLRPPPLPEEPGCRCAECGKAFSQSSYLLQHRRVHTGEKPYTCPECGKAFAWSSNLSQHQRIHSGEKPYACGECGKAFRAHSQLIHHQETHSGLKPFRCPDCGKSCGRSTTLVQHRRTHTGEKPYECPDCGKAFSWNSNFLEHQRVHTGARPHACPDCGKAFSQSSNLTEHLKIHAGARPHACPDCGKAFVRVAGLRQHRRTHSSEKPFPCAECGKVFRESSQLLQHQRTHTDERPFECAECGQAFVMGSYLAEHRRVHTGEKPHACAQCGKAFSQRSNLLSHQRTHSGAKPFACADCGRAFRGSSGLAHHRLTHTGERPFACAECGKAFRGSSELRQHQRLHSGERPFVCAHCSKAFVRKSELVSHRRTHTGERPYACGECGKPFSHRSNLNEHQKRHGGHIAP; encoded by the coding sequence ATGGAGTCCCCAGGAGGGTGGAACCTGCAGATGGCCCCAGAGGAAGGCCGGGGCCTCTGCAGTGTGAAGACTGCCACGAGGCGCCCCTCTGAGGGGGCTGTGTCTGGAGGCTGGGGGGCCTGGGAAGACTCCACGGAGGTCCCAGGGGAGGCAGGGGACAGCGAGCGGCAGCAAGCCACACTGGGGGCGGCGGACGAACAGGGGGGCCCCGACAGGGAGCTGGGCCCCGCAGATGGTGGGCGGGACGGGGCTGGGCCCGGGGAGTATGTAGACTGGACGTTGCGCCCTCCGCCTCTCCCAGAGGAGCCGGGCTGCCGGTGCGCGGAGTGCGGCAAGGCGTTCAGCCAGAGCTCCTACTTGCTGCAGCACCGGCGCGTGCATACAGGCGAGAAACCGTACACGTGTCCCGAGTGCGGCAAGGCCTTCGCCTGGAGCTCCAACCTCAGCCAGCACCAGCGCATCCACAGCGGCGAGAAGCCCTACGCTTGCGGGGAGTGCGGCAAGGCCTTCCGCGCGCACTCGCAGCTCATCCACCACCAGGAGACACACAGCGGCCTGAAGCCCTTCCGCTGCCCGGACTGCGGCAAGTCCTGCGGTCGGAGCACCACGCTGGTGCAGCACCGACGCACGCACACGGGCGAGAAGCCCTACGAGTGCCCGGACTGCGGCAAGGCCTTCAGCTGGAACTCCAATTTCCTGGAGCACCAGCGCGTGCACACGGGCGCGCGGCCACACGCCTGCCCGGACTGCGGCAAGGCCTTCAGCCAGAGCTCCAACCTGACTGAGCACCTGAAGATCCACGCGGGCGCGCGGCCACACGCTTGTCCCGACTGCGGCAAGGCCTTCGTGCGCGTGGCGGGGCTGCGGCAGCACCGGCGCACGCACAGCAGCGAGAAGCCCTTCCCCTGCGCCGAGTGCGGAAAGGTTTTCCGCGAGAGCTCGCAGCTCCTGCAGCACCAGCGCACGCACACGGACGAGCGGCCCTTCGAGTGCGCCGAGTGCGGCCAGGCTTTCGTCATGGGCTCCTACCTGGCGGAGCACCGGCGCGTGCACACGGGCGAGAAGCCCCACGCGTGCGCCCAGTGCGGAAAGGCCTTCAGCCAGCGCTCCAACCTGCTCAGCCACCAGCGCACGCACTCGGGCGCCAAGCCCTTCGCCTGCGCCGACTGCGGTAGGGCCTTCCGCGGCAGCTCGGGCCTGGCGCACCACCGGCTCACGCACACGGGCGAGCGGCCCTTCGCCTGCGCAGAATGTGGCAAGGCCTTCCGCGGCAGCTCCGAGCTGCGCCAGCACCAGCGCCTGCACTCTGGCGAGAGGCCGTTCGTCTGCGCCCACTGCAGCAAGGCCTTCGTGCGCAAGTCGGAGCTCGTAAGCCACCGGCGTACGCACACGGGCGAGAGGCCCTACGCTTGCGGCGAGTGCGGGAAGCCCTTCAGCCACCGCTCCAACCTCAACGAGCACCAGAAGCGGCACGGGGGCCACATTGCGCCCTGA
- the ZSCAN22 gene encoding zinc finger and SCAN domain-containing protein 22 isoform X2, whose protein sequence is MAIPKHSLSPVPWEEDSFLQVKVEEGEEASLSQGLESSHDHIAHPEAARLRFRHFRYEEASGPHEALAHLRELCCQWLRPEARSKEQILELLVLEQFLGALPPEIQAWVGAQSPKSGEEAAVLVEDLTQDGIQELSPQRQAASRVTWESQSHQMWSLRPSWEVFPLDLPLTRPVNLRAAQREGLGHQGRCGQSLSPHRSISRKLQGLIRMPPQTSVAVNLVPRGTVLVRAQTSPPKRRLLQKTNLIWWMLMGQSLRTRTQGRGPPSVASVGGCSRVLRRSRHTRRPILGRHHMPAASVGKPSAGALTSPSTRLSTRG, encoded by the exons ATGGCCATCCCCAAGCACTCCCTGAGCCCAGTGCCATGGGAAGAGGACAGCTTCCTTCAAGtgaaggtggaggagggagaggaagccAGCCTCTCCCAGGGCCTAGAATCCAGCCACGACCACATTGCTCACCCTGAGGCTGCACGCCTGCGCTTCCGGCACTTCCGCTATGAGGAGGCATCTGGTCCACACGAGGCCCTGGCCCACCTCCGAGAGCTGTGCTGTCAGTGGCTGAGGCCCGAGGCGCGCTCCAAGGAGCAGATACTGGAGCTGCTGGTGCTGGAGCAGTTCCTGGGTGCGCTGCCCCCAGAGATCCAGGCCTGGGTGGGAGCCCAGAGTCCCAAGAGCGGAGAGGAAGCCGCTGTGCTGGTGGAAGATCTGACTCAG GATGGGATTCAGGAGCTGAGCCCACAGAGGCAAGCTGCAAGCAGAGTGACCTGGGAGAGTCAGAGCCATCAAATGTGGTCACTGAGACCCTCATGGGAGGTGTTTCCCTTGGACCTGCCTTTAACGAGGCCTGTGAACCTGAGGGCAGCTCAGAGAGAAGGTCTGGGCCATCAGGGGAGATGCGGACAAAGTCTATCGCCCCACAGATCCATTTCAAGAAAACTTCAGGGCCTTATAAGGATGCCCCCACAGACCAGCGTGGCCGTGAATCTGGTGCCTCGAGGAACAGTTCTAGTGCGTGCCCAAACCTCACCTCCCAAGAGAAGGCTCCTTCAGAAGACAAATTTGATCTGGTGGATGCTTATGGGACAGAGCCTCCGTACACGTACTCAGGGAAGAGGTCCTCCAAGTGTCGCGAGTGTAGGAGGATGTTCCAGAGTGCTTCGGCGCTCGAGGCACACCAGAAGACCCATTCTCGGAAGACACCATATGCCTGCAGcgagtgtgggaaagccttcagccGGAGCACTCACCTCGCCCAGCACCAGGTTGTCCACACGGGGGTGA
- the A1BG gene encoding alpha-1B-glycoprotein, whose product MGPVTEAATFYETQPSLWAESESLLKPSANVMLTCQARLATPDFQLFKNGVAQESVHLDSPAIKHQFLLTGDTRGRYRCRSGLFTRWSRLSKLLELTGPKSLPPPWLSMTPVSWITPGLNTTAVCRGGLRGVTFLLRREGDHEFLEMPEAQEDVEAAFPVHRAGNYSCSYRSHVAGALSEPSATVIIEELAAPPPPALMHHGESAQVLRPGDKVTLTCVAPLSGVHFQLRRGEKELLVPGSSTSPDRIFFHLNAVAPGDGGHYTCRYRLHDNENAWSGSSTPVELILSDETLPAPEFTAEPASPDPEPGTRVRLRCLAPLEGARFALVREDGGGRRVHRFQSPAGTEALFELHHISVANSANYSCVYVDLKPPFGGSAPSERLELRVDGPAPRPQLRAAWSGAVLAGRDAVLRCEGPIPDVTFELLREGETQAVETVRTPEAAANLELTFVGPQHAGSYRCRYRSWGPNTFESELSDPVELLVAES is encoded by the exons ATGGGCCCGGTGACAGAAGCAGCCACAT TTTATGAGACCCAGCCCAGCCTGTGGGCAGAGTCCGAATCGCTGCTGAAACCCTCGGCCAATGTGATGCTGACGTGCCAGGCCCGCCTGGCGACCCCAGACTTCCAGCTGTTCAAGAATGGGGTGGCCCAGGAGTCTGTGCACCTTGACTCACCTGCCATCAAGCACCAGTTCCTGCTGACGGGTGACACCCGGGGCCGCTACCGCTGCCGTTCAGGGTTGTTCACAAGATGGAGCCGGCTGAGCAAGCTCCTGGAGCTGACGGGGCCAA AGTCCTTGCCTCCTCCCTGGCTCTCAATGACACCTGTGTCCTGGATCACACCCGGCCTGAACACAACAGCAGTGTGCCGAGGCGGGCTTCGGGGTGTGACTTTTCTGCTGAGGCGGGAAGGCGACCATGAATTTCTGGAGATGCCTGAGGCCCAGGAGGATGTGGAGGCCGCCTTTCCTGTCCACCGGGCTGGCAACTATAGCTGCAGCTACCGGAGCCATGTGGCAGGCGCCCTCTCTGAGCCCAGCGCCACCGTGATCATTGAGGAGCTTG CTGCACCACCACCGCCTGCGCTGATGCACCATGGAGAGTCCGCCCAAGTCCTGCGCCCCGGCGACAAGGTGACCCTCACCTGCGTGGCTCCCCTGAGCGGAGTGCACTTCCAGCTGCGGCGCGGGGAGAAAGAGCTGCTGGTACCCGGGAGCAGCACCAGCCCAGACCGCATCTTCTTCCACCTGAACGCGGTGGCCCCGGGGGATGGAGGTCACTATACCTGCCGCTACCGCCTGCATGACAACGAAAACGCCTGGTCTGGGAGCAGCACGCCAGTCGAGCTGATTCTGAGCGACG AGACGCTGCCTGCGCCGGAGTTCACTGCGGAGCCTGCGAGTCCGGACCCGGAGCCCGGCACGCGCGTGCGGCTGCGGTGCCTGGCGCCCCTGGAGGGCGCGCGCTTCGCCCTGGTGCGCGAGGACGGGGGCGGGCGCCGCGTGCACCGTTTCCAGAGCCCCGCGGGGACCGAGGCGCTCTTCGAGCTGCACCACATTTCGGTGGCCAACTCTGCCAACTACAGCTGCGTCTACGTGGACCTGAAGCCGCCTTTTGGGGGCTCCGCGCCCAGCGAGCGCTTGGAGCTGCGCGTGGACG GACCCGCTCCCAGGCCTCAGCTCCGGGCAGCGTGGAGTGGGGCGGTGCTGGCGGGCCGAGACGCCGTCCTGCGCTGCGAGGGCCCCATCCCCGACGTCACCTTCGAGCTGCTGCGCGAGGGCGAGACGCAGGCGGTGGAGACGGTCCGCACCCCCGAGGCCGCTGCGAACCTGGAGCTGACCTTCGTGGGGCCCCAGCACGCTGGCAGCTACAGGTGCCGCTACCGCTCCTGGGGGCCCAACACCTTCGAGTCGGAGCTCAGCGACCCCGTGGAGCTCCTGGTGGCAG AAAGCTGA
- the ZNF837 gene encoding zinc finger protein 837 isoform X2, producing the protein MEAPAQKAGQGGIPTADARGASGAWEKRPEEPRPLEQDRAGSHPTQKGVLRGGMADGRTTPPGGGSQGCNLRVSPGWGTRPSAGTRPLVREPCSPTSSQDPELVTREGLQAGEGPCGRPARGRDCSRNSCLARHRGVPAGETPPVCDSCPEQLRNRPRTQLCEVHADSWPCQLGTGAPTCPRTPKPTSRRRSPSVEQPQACACGEAFAWRALRIPQERLQAMEEPHPCARCGKRFHTNQQQQTGKGPPVCPECGQTSRPRPGVPNLPAQRLYACDECGKAFTRTSSLLQHQRIHTGERPYECAECGKAFVRCSGLYRHQKTHSAERHRRGPVLARRAFRLGCSPCGDCGELRPRRGSGAREKPYECADCAKAFGLFSHLVEHRRVHTGEKPYACPECGKAFNQRSNLSRHQRTHSSAKPYACPLCEKAFKGRSGLVQHQRAHTGERPYGCPECGKTFRGCSELRQHERLHSGEKPYICRDCGKAFVRNCSLVRHLRTHTGERPYTCGECGRAFSQRSNLNEHQKRHAGRAAP; encoded by the coding sequence ATGGAGGCTCCGGCCCAGAAGGCTGGGCAGGGAGGAATCCCCACGGCCGATGCCCGGGGTGCCTCCGGGGCCTGGGAGAAGAGGCCCGAGGAGCCCAGGCCCCTCGAACAGGACCGAGCTGGGAGCCACCCCACTCAAAAGGGGGTCCTGCGTGGAGGGATGGCGGACGGTAGGACGACTCCCCCAGGCGGGGGCTCCCAGGGCTGCAACCTCCGGGTGAGCCCCGGCTGGGGGACCCGGCCCAGCGCGGGGACCAGACCCCTCGTGCGGGAGCCGTGCAGCCCCACCTCTTCTCAGGACCCTGAGCTAGTTACCCGCGAGGGGCTGCAGGCCGGGGAGGGCCCCTGTGGGAGGCCGGCACGTGGCAGGGACTGCAGCAGGAACTCCTGCCTGGCGCGGCATCGCGGGGTGCCCGCTGGGGAGACGCCACCCGTGTGTGACTCCTGTCCGGAGCAGCTCCGGAACCGCCCCCGGACTCAACTGTGTGAGGTCCACGCGGACTCTTGGCCGTGCCAACTGGGGACGGGCGCTCCGACCTGCCCGAGGACCCCAAAGCCGACCTCCCGCAGGAGGAGCCCCTCGGTGGAGCAGCCCCAGGCTTGCGCGTGCGGCGAGGCCTTTGCGTGGAGGGCCCTGCGGATTCCCCAGGAGCGGCTGCAGGCGATGGAGGAGCCCCATCCGTGTGCCCGGTGCGGGAAGCGCTTCCACACCAACCAGCAGCAGCAGACGGGCAAGGGCCCCCCAGTGTGTCCTGAGTGCGGCCAAACCTCGCGACCTCGCCCGGGTGTCCCCAACCTCCCGGCCCAGCGGCTGTACGCTTGCGACGAGTGCGGCAAGGCCTTCACGCGCACCTCCAGCCTGCTGCAGCACCAGCGCATCCACACGGGCGAACGGCCCTACGAGTGTGCCGAGTGCGGCAAGGCCTTCGTGCGCTGCTCCGGCCTGTACCGCCACCAGAAGACGCACTCGGCTGAGCGCCACCGCCGTGGCCCCGTCCTGGCCCGGCGCGCCTTCCGGCTGGGGTGCTCGCCCTGCGGGGACTGCGGCGAGCTGAGGCCCCGACGGGGGTCGGGAGCCAGGGAGAAGCCGTACGAGTGCGCCGACTGCGCCAAGGCCTTCGGGCTGTTCTCGCACCTCGTGGAGCACCGGCGCGTGCACACCGGCGAGAAGCCCTACGCTTGCCCCGAGTGCGGCAAGGCCTTCAACCAGCGCTCGAACCTGAGCCGGCACCAGCGCACGCACAGCAGCGCCAAGCCCTACGCGTGCCCACTGTGCGAAAAGGCCTTCAAGGGCCGCTCGGGCCTGGTGCAACACCAACGCGCGCACACCGGTGAGCGGCCCTACGGCTGCCCCGAGTGCGGCAAGACCTTCCGCGGCTGCTCCGAGCTGCGCCAGCACGAGCGCCTGCACTCGGGCGAGAAGCCCTATATCTGCCGCGACTGCGGCAAAGCCTTCGTGCGCAACTGCAGCCTGGTGCGCCACCTGCGCACGCACACGGGCGAGCGGCCCTACACGTGCGGGGAGTGCGGCCGCGCCTTCAGCCAACGCTCCAACCTCAACGAGCACCAGAAGCGGCACGCGGGCCGCGCCGCGCCTTGA